The following is a genomic window from Magnetospirillum sp..
AGGCCATCGCCGCCACGCAAATGAGATTGGCCGAGGAGCCGGAATTCACCATCACGCCGTATTTCTTGCCGTGATAGGCGGCAAAAGCCACTTCCATTGCGGCGACGCGTTCGCCCATCGTGTAGCGGCCCGAGGCGATGACGGCCTGCAGCGCGTCGATTTCTTCCTGGCCCCACGAGGGGGCGGCAAGTTCGTAGAACATCAGAACGGGCCTTTGAACTGCAGCTGATAGGCAAGCTCGGCTTTGGCCGCATCGGGCGCCCAAGCTTGCGCATCGGGCCGAGCGAGCTTGTAGGCGGCCGCCGCGATCGTGGCCGGATTGGGATAGAACGCAGCCTCGAGCGGCGGCGAAGGCGGGCACGGTGTCGGCGCAAAACCCAAACGCTGGATCTGCAACGGGCCTTCGCCCGCACACGCCTCGGCGACACGTGCGGCGATCTCGGCACCGGCCCCGCACATGGACCAGCCATTGTCGACGATCACGAGCTTGCGCGTGCGCCGCACGCTTTCGACGATCGTGTCGCTGTCGAGCGGCGCGAGCCAAATCGGGTCGATGACCTCGGCCGACACGCCTGCCTCTTTCAAGAGATCGGCGGCGCGCAAGGCTTCGACGACCATGTTGGAGATGCCGACGATCGTGACGTCGCGCCCGAAACGGCACACGCGCGCACGGCCGGGGGCGACGACAAAGGGTGCCTCCGCCACGAAAGCTTCCGTCGCATAAAGCAAGCGATGCTCGACGAACACGACCGGATTGTCGTCGCGAATCGCCGCGATCAACGCACCCTTGGCGTCGTGCGCATTCGACGGCGCGCAGACCTTCAAGCCCGGCACATGCATGAACATCGAATGGAGACCCTGGCTGTGCTGCGCCCCCTGGCCCCAGGATTTGCCGATGATCGTGCGCACGACGAGCGGCACTTTGATCTGGCCGCCATACATATAGCGCGCCTTGGCGGCGATATTGACGAGCTGGTTCATGCACAGCATCAGAAAATCCATGCGGATATGCACATGGATCGGCCGCATGCCGGCCATCGCGGCTCCGATGGCGACCCCGGTCATCGCGTCTTCAGACAACGGTGTCGTGAACACGCGCTCGGGGCCAAAGCGATCAAGCAGGCCGCGCGTCGAGCCTTGGATCGCCTTGTGGTCGTCGACGTCGAGCCCGAACAGAAACACGTTTTTGTCGCGCGCCATCTCGAGTGCGACGGCCTCGGACAAGGCATCGACGTATTTTAGCACGCGCCGCCCGTCTTCGATGCGCCCCGGCCAGGCGAGCTTACGCATAGACATCGGTGCCAAGCTCCTCGATCGCGGGGAAGGGCGACGCTTCGGCGAACACGATCGCTGCGGCGATTTCAGCTTCGATCTCGGCGTCGATCGCGGCACGCTGCTTGGCCGACAAAGCTTTGGCGGCCTTGGCGACTGGATCTTTTTTCTGCCACTTGGCGAGCATCGCCTTGCTGCGGAAGCCGGCATCGTAGTCTTCGCCGGGGCCGACATGCTCGCGCCAGCGCCAGGTGAGGCACTCGATGAAGATCGGGCCGCCGCCTTTGCGCATCTTGGGCAAGGCTTTTTCGATATGCTTGCGGATCGCGACCGTGTCGGAATCGGCAAAGCGCTTGGCCGGAATGCCGTAGGTCGCCACGCGCGCGCACAGCCGATCCGTGGCCCAGCGCTTCGACAACGGTTCGTGGATCGCGAAGCCGTTATTCTCGCACACGAACACGACCGGCAATTTATGGAGGGCCGCAAAATTCAGGCTCTCGGCAAAGCAGCCTTCTTCGGTCGCCCCGTCGCCGAGGAAACATGCGACGACCGCCCCGGTCTTCAAGCGCTTTTGCGCCAAGGCATAGCCGACCGCGACGGGCACGGTCGTGCCGACGACGGCCGACGTGCCCAGCACTTTGGCGCGCATGTCGATCAGATGCATCGACCCGCCTTTGCCGCGCGCACAGCCGGTGTCCTTGCCGTAGAGCTCGGCCATCATCGCGTTGAGCGACCCGCCTTTGGCGAGATAGGTCGCATGGCCGCGATAGGTGCCTGAGACCGCGTCGCGCGCTTCGAGGGCGTCGCACACCCCGACGGCAATGCCTTCCTGGCCGATGGACAGGTGCACGGGGCTTTTGATTTTGTCCGACGGGTAGAGGCGCGCGATTTCCTCTTCGACGCGCCGAATGCGGCGCAAGCTGCGATAGAGACGCAGCGTCGCATCGGGCTCTTTCGGCGCGGATTTGGCTTTGGCTTGCATCGCAGCGACTCGATTCGCAAAAAGTCGCTTATTTTAGGCGCGGTGGTAGGGGTGTCCAGCCAACAGCGAAGCTGCGCGCCACAATTGTTCGGCCAGCATCGCGCGCGCGAGCAGATGCGGCCATGTCATGGCGCCTAGCGACAGGCGAAAACGCGCTTGTGCCAGCAACGACGCATCGAGCCCGTCCGCCCCGCCGATCGCAAACGCCACGTCGCCGTTGCCGTCGTCGCGCCAGGCGGCAAGCTTCGACGCGAATTCTTCGGTCGACAGCGTTTTGCCGCGCGGATCGAGCGCCACCAGAAAAGCACCGTCCGGCACTTGCGCCAGCAGCTTTTCGGCTTCCGCGCGCTTGCGGCCGGCCGCGTCGGCTTTGTCTTTGGGCTTGGCCTCGATCTCGCAGCAGTCGAGCGGGCCGATGCCCGCCGGGCTCGCCGTCAGGCGCTTGGCATATTCGCCGACAAGCGCATCCTCGGGCGAGCCGCGCGCGCGGCCCGCTGCCACGATCGTGACGCGCATCCCGGCTCAGCGCTTAAGCATGCGCTGCGGCCGGCTCTTCCCAATCGTCGGCCCACATTTTCTCGAGCCCGTACTGGGCGCGGATTTCGGGCCGGAACAGGTGCACGACGATGTCGCCACCGTCGATCAGCACCCAATCGCCCTGGTCGGCACCCTCGATGCGGATGCCTTTGAGGCCTTTGCCCTCCAGCTTCTCGACGACGTGCTGGGCCATGGATTGGATGTGGCGGCTCGAGAGGCCGCTGGCGACGATCATGTAGTCGGCGATCGAGCTTTTGCCGGCGAGGTCGATGACGACCGGGTCGGCGGCTTTGTCGTCGTCGAGCGTTTTGGCGACGAGTTTAAGGACCGTTTTGGGCGCGGATACGGTCTTGCGCTTTGTCGTGGCGATCGCGTGTCTCCCGAGTTGGTCGTACGGTTAACGGTGCGAACGTGGCGGCGAGTTGCTGGTCTTGGTTCGCGCGGAGGGCCATGGGGTTTTGAGGCCCGCACGGATCCGCGTGGCAGAGGCCGGATGCAGGCGGACCGGAAAGTACGCCCACGCCGGCGGCGCGAACGTGCCCAAACGGCGGACCCGACGGGATCCGATTTGGGCTGTGGAAAAGGCCCGAGCCGCCTTTGCGACCAATGCTTTGTTAGAATACGTCGGGCGCGCGAAAACGGCAATGAC
Proteins encoded in this region:
- a CDS encoding alpha-ketoacid dehydrogenase subunit beta, whose amino-acid sequence is MSMRKLAWPGRIEDGRRVLKYVDALSEAVALEMARDKNVFLFGLDVDDHKAIQGSTRGLLDRFGPERVFTTPLSEDAMTGVAIGAAMAGMRPIHVHIRMDFLMLCMNQLVNIAAKARYMYGGQIKVPLVVRTIIGKSWGQGAQHSQGLHSMFMHVPGLKVCAPSNAHDAKGALIAAIRDDNPVVFVEHRLLYATEAFVAEAPFVVAPGRARVCRFGRDVTIVGISNMVVEALRAADLLKEAGVSAEVIDPIWLAPLDSDTIVESVRRTRKLVIVDNGWSMCGAGAEIAARVAEACAGEGPLQIQRLGFAPTPCPPSPPLEAAFYPNPATIAAAAYKLARPDAQAWAPDAAKAELAYQLQFKGPF
- a CDS encoding thiamine pyrophosphate-dependent dehydrogenase E1 component subunit alpha, with product MQAKAKSAPKEPDATLRLYRSLRRIRRVEEEIARLYPSDKIKSPVHLSIGQEGIAVGVCDALEARDAVSGTYRGHATYLAKGGSLNAMMAELYGKDTGCARGKGGSMHLIDMRAKVLGTSAVVGTTVPVAVGYALAQKRLKTGAVVACFLGDGATEEGCFAESLNFAALHKLPVVFVCENNGFAIHEPLSKRWATDRLCARVATYGIPAKRFADSDTVAIRKHIEKALPKMRKGGGPIFIECLTWRWREHVGPGEDYDAGFRSKAMLAKWQKKDPVAKAAKALSAKQRAAIDAEIEAEIAAAIVFAEASPFPAIEELGTDVYA
- the rlmH gene encoding 23S rRNA (pseudouridine(1915)-N(3))-methyltransferase RlmH is translated as MRVTIVAAGRARGSPEDALVGEYAKRLTASPAGIGPLDCCEIEAKPKDKADAAGRKRAEAEKLLAQVPDGAFLVALDPRGKTLSTEEFASKLAAWRDDGNGDVAFAIGGADGLDASLLAQARFRLSLGAMTWPHLLARAMLAEQLWRAASLLAGHPYHRA
- the rsfS gene encoding ribosome silencing factor, whose product is MATTKRKTVSAPKTVLKLVAKTLDDDKAADPVVIDLAGKSSIADYMIVASGLSSRHIQSMAQHVVEKLEGKGLKGIRIEGADQGDWVLIDGGDIVVHLFRPEIRAQYGLEKMWADDWEEPAAAHA